In the Drosophila willistoni isolate 14030-0811.24 chromosome 3R, UCI_dwil_1.1, whole genome shotgun sequence genome, ATGAGCATGGGCCTCTTTTTGGGGCACGGCACGGACAGACACAGGCGCTTTTAATCAACATTTTTAACccaattttttgttgcatgTTCAAGTATTTTATTAATGCTATTTAATATGATATTATccaagtttttcatttaaaattgtgCCAGAAGTAGAAAAAGAGTCGAAACAATTGCTTGAGCAGTTTTCAACCAACTTCTGAAAAAATAAGAGGTAAATATCTATAGTTGGCTCTTTGTCACTACTTAGCACTCTTTAAAATCTTTAAGAAAAGTAATCACGTTTTAAATAAGCTAAAATCTAAATTAACAATGCGGCTGAGTTCGTTTTAAGTCATTAAGAAGATTTTCACTTCTTTTTGGACTTCTGCCTACCGTGCATCGAGACTTTGGCCAAAACggaatttaaaataaaatttaaaatagacACGGCACGGCCCATGCCCATCTCTAGTGTGCTCTTAATTTGATAATCCAAAAGAGAAGACCAGCGAGAATGAAGAGTGGTGTGGATCGGAAAGAGAATTTTATGTATACGACGCACATTTAAACGATTTGATaagcaaatacatatatttgctAAATGTGTTCTATAGAACACCTGAactaacttttattttttattggtttttagTTAATCCCCAAGCATCTTGTGTTGGTATTAAGAGGTACAAGTTTTTGGCAAATTTACGCCAGTCGTTTAAAGATCGAGCTATCAAAATGTCTTGCCTGAAATATTTACTACTATCGCTTGCCATTTTCATTTACCTGGATCAAACGGATGCCGTTACCTGTGATGTGGCCCCACTCGATGCGAATTGCATTAATTGTCTACTCTATCCCACCAATACCGAATGCTTGGCCAGGTATTTGTCAACGAGCAGCACCACAGTAGCCCCAAGAGGCAGAGGACGTCGACGACTTCGTAGATTCTTCAATAGGCTTGTAAATCGCATTAATCCTAAGAGTTGGttctaaaataaatattttgattgaATTGTAACTGACAGCAATACGAATGGTTCAAAATTAAAGAGCTTAAACAATGAAATTGTAGAgtttgaattaaataaattgatcTAAAGAATGAATTTGAACCGGAAGCGGGAATATTTTTGCGACCGGAAATAAATGTCATCTGTTCAATTGTAGAAATTTTGATAACTGAATAAAGGAATACCAGCTAATCAAGTCTGACagagtataaaaaaatttgggACTCCCTATGACCTGAGAATTCCTGATAGAAATTAGCCtgaaaaatgcaattaaaaaacgatcaaattttgtttttaagtgaATTTATTCAAATCGTTTTCGTTATGAATCTGGATTAGCCTGATTTCCTTTTAACTTTGATAACTCGCTTGGCTTTGTAGTTCATTTTAA is a window encoding:
- the LOC111519229 gene encoding uncharacterized protein LOC111519229, which translates into the protein MSCLKYLLLSLAIFIYLDQTDAVTCDVAPLDANCINCLLYPTNTECLARYLSTSSTTVAPRGRGRRRLRRFFNRLVNRINPKSWF